In Chitinophaga sp. HK235, a single window of DNA contains:
- a CDS encoding DNA topoisomerase IV subunit B: protein MANTDKTDNKDLFASYTEDSIRSLDWREHIRLRPGMYIGKLGDGSSMDDGIYILLKEVVDNCIDEHTMGFGKQIDIKVTEHSVTIRDFGRGIPLGKVVDVVSKINTGAKYDSKAFQKSVGLNGVGTKAVNALSSYFRVQSVRDGRAKVAEFERGVLVKEHKEAGTAEQNGTLVTFTPDDTVFKNYRYIPEFLENQIWNYCFLNAGLTVSFNGKKYLSKNGLLDLLQRKTNEEDLRYPIIHLKGEDIEVAITHENQYGEEYYSFVNGQHTTQGGTHLAAFREAFVKTVRDFYKKDYEATDIRTSICAAVSVRVQEPVFESQTKTKLGSQVVYEGGPSVKAFVLEFLSKHLDDYLHRNPAIADALKKRIEQSERERKELAGIKKLANERAKKANLHNRKLRDCRIHLNDEFTGKDKAEQEARSKETMIFITEGDSASGSITKSRNVETQAVFSLRGKPLNSFGLTKKIVYENEEFNLLQHALNIEEGLEALRYNHIVVATDADVDGMHIRLLILTFFLQFFPDLVKNGHVYILETPLFRVRNKQETIYCYSEEEKQKAVKKLGNKPEITRFKGLGEISPDEFGRFIGDDIRIDPIILSKDIHIQKLLEYYMGKNTQTRQEFIINNLRYEKDLIEEAI from the coding sequence ATGGCAAACACGGATAAAACGGATAACAAGGATCTATTTGCTTCCTATACGGAAGACTCCATACGGTCACTGGACTGGCGGGAGCACATCCGCCTCCGGCCTGGTATGTACATTGGTAAACTGGGAGACGGTTCCAGTATGGACGACGGTATTTATATACTGTTGAAGGAGGTTGTGGACAACTGTATCGATGAGCATACGATGGGTTTCGGGAAACAGATAGACATAAAAGTGACCGAGCACAGTGTGACCATTCGTGACTTTGGCCGGGGTATTCCGCTGGGCAAGGTGGTGGACGTAGTGAGCAAGATCAATACCGGCGCCAAATACGACAGCAAAGCCTTCCAGAAATCTGTTGGTCTCAACGGGGTGGGTACCAAAGCAGTGAACGCACTCTCCAGCTATTTCCGCGTACAGTCTGTTCGTGACGGCCGCGCCAAAGTAGCAGAGTTCGAACGCGGCGTACTGGTAAAAGAACACAAGGAGGCAGGCACCGCCGAACAGAACGGTACCCTCGTAACCTTCACACCCGACGATACTGTTTTTAAGAACTACCGCTATATTCCCGAGTTCCTGGAAAACCAGATATGGAACTACTGCTTCCTTAATGCTGGTCTGACCGTGAGCTTCAACGGAAAAAAATATCTTTCCAAAAACGGCCTGCTTGATCTGCTGCAGCGTAAAACCAATGAAGAAGACCTGCGCTACCCGATCATCCACCTTAAAGGAGAAGACATCGAAGTGGCCATCACCCACGAAAACCAATACGGAGAGGAATATTATTCTTTTGTAAACGGTCAGCATACTACCCAGGGTGGTACTCACCTGGCTGCTTTCCGTGAGGCCTTCGTTAAAACCGTGCGTGACTTCTACAAAAAGGATTACGAAGCTACCGATATCCGTACTTCTATCTGTGCAGCAGTGTCTGTAAGGGTGCAGGAACCGGTGTTCGAGTCTCAGACTAAAACCAAGCTGGGTTCCCAGGTAGTATATGAAGGCGGCCCTTCTGTAAAGGCTTTCGTACTGGAGTTCCTTTCCAAACATCTGGATGACTATCTGCACCGTAATCCGGCCATAGCCGATGCATTGAAAAAACGCATCGAACAGAGCGAACGCGAAAGAAAAGAACTGGCAGGTATTAAAAAGCTGGCCAATGAAAGGGCTAAAAAAGCTAACCTGCACAACCGTAAACTGCGTGACTGCCGTATCCACCTCAACGATGAGTTTACCGGTAAGGATAAGGCTGAGCAGGAAGCCCGCAGCAAAGAAACGATGATCTTCATCACGGAAGGTGATTCCGCCAGCGGCTCCATTACCAAATCCCGCAATGTGGAAACACAGGCGGTGTTCAGTTTGCGTGGTAAACCGCTGAACAGCTTCGGCCTTACCAAAAAGATCGTATACGAAAACGAAGAGTTTAACCTGCTTCAGCACGCCCTCAATATCGAAGAAGGGCTGGAAGCGCTGCGTTACAACCATATTGTAGTAGCTACCGATGCCGACGTGGATGGTATGCACATTCGTCTGCTGATATTGACTTTCTTCCTGCAGTTTTTCCCGGATCTGGTGAAAAACGGGCACGTATATATCCTGGAAACACCATTATTCCGGGTACGCAACAAACAGGAAACCATTTACTGCTATTCTGAGGAAGAAAAACAGAAAGCAGTGAAGAAACTGGGTAACAAACCGGAAATCACCCGCTTTAAAGGATTGGGTGAGATCTCTCCGGATGAATTCGGACGTTTTATCGGTGACGATATTCGTATTGACCCCATCATCCTCTCTAAAGACATTCATATCCAGAAGTTGCTGGAATACTATATGGGTAAAAATACCCAGACCCGTCAGGAGTTTATCATCAACAACCTGCGGTATGAAAAAGATCTGATCGAGGAAGCAATCTAA
- a CDS encoding DNA gyrase/topoisomerase IV subunit A yields the protein MENITSDESLHNITHVGGMYESWFLDYASYVILERAVPSVEDGLKPVQRRILHAMKEMDDGRFNKVANVIGQTMQYHPHGDASISDAIVNLGQKDLMIETQGNWGDVRTGDDAAAARYIEARLSKFALDVGFNPKTTVWQQSYDGRKNEPLALPMKFPLLLAQGAEGIAVGLSTKILPHNFIELIDASIKYLKGKKFELFPDFATGGMVDVGNYNDGKRGGKVRVRAHIEEKDKKTLLIKDVPYGVTTTQVMESIVKANDSGKIKIRKVVDNTAADVEIEVQLAPGISPDITIDALYAFTDCEISISPNACVIVEDKPHFLTASDLLKASADYTKDLLKQELEIKLAELQEKWHYTSLEKIFFEKQIYKELEQKHKDWETVLAAIDKGFTPYKKQLKREITREDIVKLTEKPVRRIYRLDINELNEQIKGLEADIKQVKNDLQNLVDYAVNYYEVLLKKYGKGRERKTEIKTFDTIQVQQVAIANAKIYVNRADGFIGTSLKKDEFVADCSDLDNIIVFRRDGKMLVTKVADKTFVGKDIIHVDVFRKNDERTTYNMIYVEGKTGVSYAKRFNVTGVTRDKEYDLAHKGEKNSKVHYFSANPNGEAEVVTIKLSPNCSARNKEFDLFFETIAIKGRNSMGNQVTKYPIRGVKFKEKGVSTLAGQKIWYDAETGRLNTEERGVYIGSFEGEDKIFVAFKNGTYELTNYELTNRYESNDVVYIEKFNPEKIVTAIYFDADKKQFNVKRFRIETQTLNNKFLFIKEGNGNYLEMVTTHTQPIVLLKTGKKRSPEEEEIDLSEFVEITGWRTVGTRIAGDDLISAELLSEDEDPDPNEEGQVQGELF from the coding sequence ATGGAAAATATAACATCAGACGAATCGCTGCATAATATCACCCACGTGGGCGGTATGTATGAAAGCTGGTTTCTGGACTATGCATCCTACGTAATCCTGGAGCGGGCCGTGCCCAGCGTAGAAGACGGGTTAAAACCCGTTCAGCGCCGTATCCTTCACGCCATGAAAGAAATGGACGATGGCCGCTTCAACAAAGTGGCCAACGTGATTGGACAAACCATGCAGTACCATCCGCATGGTGATGCTTCCATCAGTGATGCTATCGTAAACTTAGGTCAGAAAGACCTGATGATTGAAACCCAGGGTAACTGGGGAGATGTGCGTACCGGTGATGATGCGGCAGCTGCCAGGTATATTGAGGCACGCCTTTCCAAATTTGCGCTGGATGTGGGCTTCAATCCCAAAACCACTGTATGGCAACAGAGCTATGATGGCCGTAAGAACGAGCCACTGGCACTGCCTATGAAGTTCCCGCTGCTGCTGGCACAGGGAGCGGAAGGTATCGCGGTAGGTTTATCCACCAAAATATTGCCTCACAATTTTATAGAGCTGATCGACGCTTCCATCAAATATCTCAAAGGCAAAAAATTTGAACTGTTTCCCGATTTTGCAACCGGAGGGATGGTCGATGTAGGCAACTACAATGATGGTAAACGCGGCGGTAAAGTAAGGGTAAGGGCGCATATTGAGGAGAAAGACAAGAAAACCCTGCTGATCAAGGATGTGCCCTATGGTGTGACTACCACACAGGTGATGGAGTCTATCGTAAAAGCCAACGATAGCGGCAAAATCAAAATCCGCAAAGTAGTAGACAATACTGCTGCTGATGTGGAAATCGAAGTGCAGCTGGCTCCCGGTATTTCCCCTGATATCACCATCGATGCATTGTATGCGTTCACCGACTGTGAAATCTCCATTTCACCCAACGCCTGTGTGATCGTTGAGGATAAACCACATTTCCTCACCGCCTCCGACCTGCTGAAAGCTTCAGCAGACTATACCAAAGACCTGCTGAAGCAGGAGCTGGAAATCAAACTGGCGGAACTGCAGGAAAAATGGCACTACACCTCTCTGGAAAAGATCTTCTTCGAAAAGCAGATCTACAAAGAGCTGGAACAGAAACACAAAGACTGGGAAACCGTACTGGCAGCCATAGACAAAGGATTCACCCCCTATAAGAAACAGCTGAAGCGTGAAATCACCCGCGAAGATATTGTGAAACTCACGGAGAAGCCTGTACGTCGTATCTACCGTTTGGATATCAACGAGCTGAATGAGCAGATCAAAGGGCTGGAAGCTGATATCAAACAGGTGAAAAACGACCTGCAAAATCTGGTAGACTACGCAGTAAACTACTATGAGGTTCTGTTGAAAAAATATGGTAAAGGCCGCGAACGCAAAACAGAAATCAAAACCTTTGATACCATTCAGGTACAACAGGTGGCCATCGCCAATGCCAAAATATATGTAAACCGTGCAGACGGCTTCATCGGTACCTCCCTGAAGAAAGATGAGTTTGTGGCGGACTGCTCCGACCTCGATAACATCATCGTATTCCGCCGGGATGGCAAGATGCTGGTGACCAAAGTAGCAGATAAAACCTTTGTTGGTAAGGATATCATCCACGTAGACGTATTCCGTAAGAACGATGAGCGTACTACCTACAATATGATTTATGTGGAAGGTAAAACAGGGGTGAGCTATGCCAAACGTTTTAATGTGACCGGTGTTACCCGTGATAAAGAATATGATCTCGCCCATAAAGGAGAGAAAAATTCGAAGGTGCATTATTTCTCTGCCAACCCCAACGGAGAAGCGGAAGTGGTGACCATCAAGCTGAGCCCCAACTGCTCTGCACGTAACAAGGAATTTGACCTCTTCTTCGAAACCATTGCCATCAAAGGACGTAACTCCATGGGCAACCAGGTGACCAAATACCCGATCCGCGGTGTCAAATTCAAGGAGAAAGGTGTGTCTACGCTCGCTGGCCAGAAGATCTGGTACGATGCAGAAACCGGCCGTCTGAATACGGAAGAAAGAGGTGTTTATATCGGCAGCTTTGAAGGGGAAGACAAGATCTTCGTGGCTTTCAAAAACGGCACTTATGAGCTGACCAACTATGAACTCACCAACCGCTACGAATCCAACGATGTAGTATACATCGAGAAGTTCAATCCGGAAAAGATCGTAACTGCCATCTACTTCGATGCCGATAAAAAACAGTTCAACGTAAAACGTTTCCGTATAGAAACCCAAACGCTGAACAATAAATTCCTTTTCATCAAGGAAGGCAATGGCAACTACCTCGAAATGGTGACCACTCATACACAGCCGATCGTATTGCTGAAGACCGGTAAAAAACGGAGCCCTGAAGAGGAAGAGATCGACCTCTCCGAGTTTGTGGAAATAACCGGTTGGAGAACAGTGGGTACCAGAATTGCAGGAGATGACCTGATCAGTGCTGAACTGCTGTCTGAAGATGAAGATCCGGACCCAAATGAAGAAGGACAGGTACAGGGAGAATTATTCTAA
- a CDS encoding DUF1835 domain-containing protein gives MGLLHIVFGEASVPVMTEAIGMDEKMQGELLFFEDDLSVGPLFILDTKEGQANRRQWWQQLAATPPQLQPQPQLLPEEETSQEAAPLVEEEVPGDSDRLKAVKAQLKEEPSLEIWVWAGQNARDVCGYYWLISQLYDFAGRIYIIYLNNLPFLNEKGAVFYPTHLHQILPKEFLKAKKLARAVSLAEFELDGEEWHRLMNENAGIRMLEGGKKIKGEPTPFYDKELLAQTGKEFIKAWRVVQQVTGKLKYPVMDQFLGWRLKELVKEGKVESKGELKTIRDFEVKLPGEDPANTATE, from the coding sequence ATGGGGCTTTTACACATTGTGTTTGGGGAGGCATCTGTTCCGGTGATGACGGAAGCCATCGGCATGGACGAAAAAATGCAGGGCGAACTGCTCTTTTTTGAAGACGACCTGTCTGTTGGGCCGCTGTTTATACTGGATACTAAAGAAGGACAGGCCAATCGCCGCCAATGGTGGCAACAATTGGCAGCCACCCCACCGCAGCTGCAGCCTCAACCTCAGCTGCTGCCGGAAGAAGAAACAAGCCAGGAAGCTGCACCTCTTGTAGAAGAGGAAGTTCCCGGCGATTCAGACCGTTTAAAAGCAGTGAAGGCACAACTGAAAGAAGAGCCTTCACTGGAAATATGGGTATGGGCCGGCCAGAATGCACGTGATGTTTGCGGCTACTACTGGCTGATCAGCCAGCTGTATGACTTTGCCGGACGTATCTATATTATTTACCTCAACAACCTGCCTTTTCTGAATGAGAAAGGGGCTGTTTTTTATCCTACTCATCTGCATCAGATCCTGCCTAAAGAATTCCTGAAGGCAAAGAAACTGGCAAGGGCTGTATCACTGGCCGAATTTGAGCTGGATGGTGAAGAGTGGCACCGCCTCATGAATGAAAACGCCGGTATCCGGATGCTGGAAGGTGGCAAAAAAATAAAAGGAGAGCCGACACCCTTTTATGATAAAGAGCTGCTGGCACAAACCGGTAAAGAATTCATAAAAGCCTGGCGTGTGGTGCAGCAGGTGACCGGCAAACTCAAATATCCTGTCATGGACCAGTTTCTGGGATGGCGTCTGAAAGAGCTTGTGAAGGAAGGTAAAGTGGAAAGTAAAGGAGAGCTGAAGACCATCCGTGATTTTGAAGTGAAATTACCAGGGGAAGACCCCGCAAACACTGCAACGGAATGA
- a CDS encoding oxidoreductase, translating to MRGLSVVDDNVVWVSGTGGMVGRSINGGDSWEWHQVKGCDSCDWRSLYAFNDRKALVLNAGEPAHLFLTEDGGQSWQQVYFNATPGIFFDAMTFYNEKEGIAIGDPLQQHFTLLRTHDGGKTWQLDAPSISPGAITGEAIFAASGTSLIATGNNLCFATGGTVARLHKAGKKWESLPIPIIQGQASTGVFSIAFLSARKGIAVGGDYKNDTLRANNCLLTSDGGRTWTAPRTAPGGYKSCVAYITPQLLITTGTSGTDISVNGGIDWKKIGEGFNCAAKARNGKRVFLTGKTIGRLENTPSRQK from the coding sequence ATGCGCGGCCTGAGTGTTGTTGATGACAATGTGGTATGGGTGTCTGGTACCGGCGGCATGGTAGGCCGTAGTATCAACGGTGGCGACAGCTGGGAATGGCATCAGGTGAAAGGCTGTGATAGCTGTGACTGGCGCTCACTGTATGCATTCAACGACCGGAAGGCACTGGTGCTCAACGCCGGAGAACCCGCCCATCTTTTTCTCACCGAAGACGGCGGACAGTCATGGCAACAGGTATACTTCAATGCCACACCCGGCATCTTCTTCGACGCCATGACTTTTTATAATGAAAAGGAAGGAATAGCCATCGGCGATCCGCTGCAACAACATTTTACTTTGCTTCGCACACATGACGGCGGCAAAACCTGGCAGCTGGATGCCCCTTCCATATCCCCCGGGGCAATCACCGGAGAAGCCATCTTCGCCGCCAGCGGCACCAGCCTGATAGCCACCGGAAACAACCTCTGCTTTGCTACCGGTGGTACAGTGGCCCGTCTTCATAAAGCCGGCAAAAAATGGGAAAGCCTCCCGATTCCCATTATCCAGGGACAGGCCAGTACCGGCGTCTTTTCTATCGCCTTTCTCAGCGCCCGCAAAGGCATCGCGGTAGGAGGTGATTATAAAAACGATACGCTTCGTGCCAACAACTGCCTGCTTACCAGCGATGGCGGCCGTACCTGGACCGCCCCACGCACAGCGCCCGGCGGGTACAAATCCTGCGTAGCTTATATTACACCTCAACTACTGATTACCACCGGCACTTCCGGCACCGATATTTCCGTTAACGGCGGAATCGACTGGAAAAAAATTGGAGAAGGGTTTAATTGCGCCGCTAAAGCCCGAAACGGAAAGCGTGTATTTTTGACAGGAAAAACTATTGGCCGGCTTGAAAACACACCATCCCGGCAAAAATAA
- a CDS encoding HAD-IIIA family hydrolase → MYLFLDRDGVINEEIKDGYVLNTGMFHFSEGVLEAMPLLARHFERIFIVTNQRCIGRGLLTINGLEEIHNHMLDAIIQHGGRIDRIYFCPDLDSTSPCRKPATGMAFQARHDFPETDFRQSVMVGNTLSDMQFGKSAGMQTVFIASTLPDIPFPHPLIDKRYESLLQFAQAIQ, encoded by the coding sequence ATGTACCTCTTTCTGGACCGGGACGGTGTTATCAATGAAGAGATTAAAGACGGGTATGTTTTAAACACAGGTATGTTCCATTTCAGCGAAGGCGTGCTGGAAGCTATGCCACTGCTGGCCAGGCACTTCGAACGGATCTTTATCGTCACCAACCAACGCTGCATTGGCCGTGGCCTCCTTACTATCAATGGTCTGGAGGAAATACATAATCATATGCTCGACGCCATCATACAACATGGCGGACGTATAGACAGGATCTATTTCTGCCCCGATCTTGATAGTACCAGCCCCTGTCGCAAACCAGCTACAGGTATGGCTTTTCAGGCACGACATGATTTTCCGGAAACAGACTTCCGGCAGTCTGTCATGGTAGGTAACACACTCAGTGATATGCAATTTGGCAAAAGCGCCGGTATGCAAACCGTTTTCATTGCCTCCACCCTGCCAGACATTCCTTTCCCTCATCCGCTCATCGACAAAAGATATGAAAGCCTGCTGCAGTTCGCTCAGGCTATACAATAA
- a CDS encoding triple tyrosine motif-containing protein translates to MKRLFHLSLCVLMGSMLHAQEKPYIFDSYSVNDGLSQSTVFDITQDDQGFLWIATRDGINRFDGYTFNEYRYKPSSQLRAGEGKGELVPRGSNGNRAVINRFDLKGYKGYSFYRDSHHQLLLAHNNGISIYDKYRNNFRNVLIDTSNVNPQERDNNTKFKILGEDAATRSLWVWRPMKGLYVLDDSSYATRRIIMYPPQFQRMGIIPAALLKDGNTIWMNGDEGELLALDIKTLRLHTYCLPGVGKNPIMRNLNADSLLIVSEGHITLFNKRKNKFSDLNYDYKNEWGEAFTPNVMEIDHEGNAWIGGTDGILIYSIARNEIIRHIVSFNTFETRSFNLVSYLYRDGSDNMWVGTDGDGMKKYSPHKKVFNLYRSPYISHNMVHSVYKHDDGKLYVGLVRDGLNIYGEGGRFLERISNELYPHKFPGNDLGAICRENFEHLWLHFSSMHIGLFNVQTKSFWDLTNKVMALGLPPQRDIFPFLFKRANGELYFNYGRYLLRFEEKGNDYVVSVVHDFKDELLTTYYEDHMGNQYIGTKSALYVKQLTDARWKYVGLPEGTTVKAINKTPHKELLVATNKGLFIYDATGRLKIHYNSYDYPKLINDYMYGVLLDDKDRIWVSHNKGVTQINPVTGEITTFNHEDGLQSNEFNTGAFYKSIDGELFFGGIRGVNGFYPKDFRKNPFNSKVIIRRMEVLDKPYESDTAISLLKRVELPYNQNTIAIEFVPLEYTNPLKNKVQYKLEGADEDWVEAGTFRMARYTNLHPGSYVFKVKASNNDDSWNTTPTTLEIVIRIPFWQSLWFRFLLLLLLLGIAYYFSTLYLDYKIRHEKLKLEKEQAVDQERARISSDMHDDLGSGLSTIRLLSEIAKRKIPDTSQTKEIERISETAGEMIDKMSEIIWAMNSSNDSLANLIAYMRSFAADFLEHAHISHQFFIPEVIPDIKLSGGTRRNIYLAVKESLHNVVKHAKATEVMIEVKMHKNMTIMIKDNGKGFDQEKVRLFGNGLKNIQKRMMAVGGNADITSNNGTIVFLDIPLN, encoded by the coding sequence TTGAAAAGACTTTTTCACCTGAGCCTGTGCGTCCTGATGGGCAGCATGTTACATGCCCAAGAGAAACCGTATATTTTTGACAGCTACAGTGTAAACGACGGGCTTTCACAAAGTACAGTTTTCGATATTACCCAGGATGATCAGGGCTTTCTTTGGATTGCCACACGCGACGGGATCAATCGTTTCGATGGTTACACCTTCAATGAATACCGGTACAAGCCCAGTTCCCAGCTCCGGGCAGGAGAAGGGAAGGGGGAGTTGGTACCCCGTGGCAGCAATGGCAACAGGGCTGTCATCAACCGTTTCGATCTGAAAGGGTACAAGGGCTACTCATTTTACAGAGACAGCCATCATCAGTTATTGCTGGCACACAACAATGGCATCAGCATCTACGACAAATACCGTAACAATTTCCGTAATGTGCTGATCGACACTTCTAATGTCAATCCGCAGGAACGGGACAACAATACCAAGTTTAAAATACTCGGAGAAGATGCCGCTACCCGCTCGCTCTGGGTATGGCGTCCGATGAAGGGGCTTTATGTACTGGACGACAGCAGTTATGCTACCCGCCGTATTATTATGTATCCACCGCAGTTTCAGCGGATGGGTATCATTCCTGCGGCGTTATTGAAAGATGGCAATACCATCTGGATGAATGGTGATGAGGGAGAGCTGCTGGCGCTGGATATTAAAACATTGAGGCTGCATACCTATTGCCTGCCCGGAGTGGGTAAGAACCCGATCATGCGCAACCTCAATGCCGATTCACTGCTTATTGTGAGTGAAGGCCATATCACCCTGTTCAACAAGCGCAAAAATAAGTTCAGCGATCTCAACTATGACTATAAGAACGAATGGGGAGAAGCTTTTACACCCAATGTGATGGAGATAGATCACGAGGGTAATGCGTGGATCGGAGGAACAGATGGCATTTTAATATATAGTATTGCCAGGAATGAAATCATCCGGCATATTGTGAGCTTCAATACATTTGAGACGCGGTCGTTCAACCTGGTCAGCTATCTGTACCGGGACGGTTCCGACAACATGTGGGTAGGCACGGATGGAGATGGGATGAAAAAATATTCTCCGCATAAAAAGGTCTTTAATCTTTATCGTTCTCCTTACATCTCGCACAATATGGTGCATTCGGTGTATAAGCACGATGACGGCAAACTCTATGTGGGCCTGGTGCGTGACGGACTGAACATTTATGGGGAAGGGGGGCGTTTTCTGGAGCGTATCAGTAATGAATTGTATCCGCATAAGTTTCCGGGTAATGACCTGGGGGCTATCTGCCGGGAAAACTTTGAGCATCTGTGGCTGCATTTTTCCAGTATGCATATTGGGTTGTTTAATGTGCAGACCAAAAGTTTTTGGGACCTTACCAATAAAGTGATGGCGCTGGGGCTGCCCCCACAAAGAGATATATTTCCTTTCCTGTTCAAGCGGGCCAATGGAGAGCTGTATTTTAACTATGGCCGGTATTTGCTGCGTTTCGAGGAAAAAGGAAATGACTATGTGGTGTCTGTGGTGCATGATTTCAAGGATGAGTTGCTGACCACCTATTATGAAGACCATATGGGTAACCAGTACATCGGTACCAAGTCGGCATTATACGTGAAGCAGCTGACCGATGCCCGCTGGAAATATGTAGGGCTGCCGGAAGGTACTACCGTCAAGGCTATTAACAAGACCCCGCATAAAGAGCTGCTGGTGGCCACCAATAAGGGATTGTTTATTTATGATGCTACCGGGCGCTTGAAAATACATTATAACAGCTACGACTATCCGAAGCTGATCAATGATTATATGTACGGGGTGTTGCTGGATGACAAGGACCGTATCTGGGTGAGTCATAACAAGGGGGTAACGCAGATCAATCCGGTAACGGGTGAGATCACGACCTTTAACCATGAAGACGGGTTACAGTCCAATGAATTTAACACCGGTGCATTTTATAAATCGATAGATGGGGAGTTGTTTTTCGGTGGTATCCGTGGGGTGAATGGTTTTTATCCGAAGGATTTCCGGAAAAATCCTTTTAATTCGAAGGTTATCATTCGTCGGATGGAGGTGCTGGATAAGCCATACGAGTCGGATACGGCTATTTCGCTGCTGAAGCGGGTGGAATTGCCTTATAATCAGAATACAATTGCGATTGAGTTTGTGCCGCTGGAGTATACCAATCCCTTGAAGAACAAGGTGCAGTACAAGCTGGAGGGGGCTGATGAAGATTGGGTGGAGGCCGGAACTTTCCGGATGGCGCGTTATACCAATCTGCATCCGGGCAGTTATGTGTTTAAGGTGAAGGCTTCCAATAATGACGATAGCTGGAATACTACGCCTACCACGCTGGAGATTGTGATACGGATACCATTCTGGCAATCTTTATGGTTTAGATTTTTATTGTTATTGCTGCTGTTAGGCATTGCATATTATTTCTCTACGTTGTATCTTGATTATAAAATAAGGCACGAAAAACTGAAGCTGGAAAAAGAGCAGGCGGTAGACCAGGAGCGGGCGAGAATTTCCAGTGATATGCACGATGATCTCGGTTCTGGTTTGTCCACGATCAGACTATTAAGTGAAATAGCCAAAAGAAAGATACCGGATACTTCACAAACGAAAGAGATTGAGCGTATTAGTGAAACAGCCGGGGAAATGATCGACAAGATGAGTGAGATCATCTGGGCGATGAATTCCTCCAATGACTCCCTGGCCAACCTGATCGCGTACATGCGTAGTTTTGCAGCCGACTTTCTGGAGCACGCGCATATCTCGCATCAGTTCTTTATTCCTGAAGTAATTCCGGACATCAAACTGAGTGGGGGAACCCGCAGAAATATCTATCTTGCTGTAAAGGAATCATTACACAATGTGGTAAAACATGCAAAGGCTACGGAGGTGATGATAGAAGTGAAAATGCATAAGAACATGACGATAATGATCAAGGACAATGGTAAGGGTTTTGACCAGGAGAAGGTCCGTTTATTCGGCAATGGTTTGAAAAATATTCAGAAACGGATGATGGCAGTAGGGGGCAATGCTGACATTACTTCGAACAATGGAACAATAGTTTTTCTCGATATCCCACTAAATTAA
- a CDS encoding response regulator transcription factor has protein sequence MTVYSKKKSQDNMDIISIAIVEDNHDIRTAMELLINGSDGYACVGTFNNAETALEQIPQLLPNVVLMDFNLPGGMNGIECIARLKAEYQDMQFMMLTVYEDDDKIFMALEAGASGYILKKTSPGELLEAIRDLHEGGSPMSSQIARRVVAFFQKQAKPNPALEALTTREKEILDQLSKGFLYKEIASNLFISIETVRRHVHNIYEKLHVRSRTDAVNKYYNR, from the coding sequence ATGACGGTATACTCAAAGAAGAAGTCCCAGGATAACATGGACATCATTTCTATTGCAATAGTAGAAGACAACCATGATATCCGCACGGCTATGGAATTGCTGATTAATGGTTCTGACGGTTATGCCTGTGTTGGCACCTTCAATAATGCAGAAACCGCACTGGAGCAGATCCCTCAACTGCTGCCCAACGTAGTATTGATGGATTTTAATCTTCCAGGTGGCATGAATGGTATTGAATGTATTGCCCGGTTGAAAGCAGAGTACCAGGATATGCAGTTTATGATGCTCACGGTGTATGAAGATGATGACAAGATTTTCATGGCCCTGGAGGCAGGAGCCAGTGGGTACATCCTTAAAAAAACCTCTCCGGGAGAACTGCTGGAGGCGATCCGTGATCTGCATGAGGGCGGTTCACCCATGAGTTCCCAGATAGCGAGAAGGGTAGTGGCATTTTTCCAGAAACAGGCCAAACCCAATCCGGCACTGGAAGCGCTGACGACCCGTGAAAAGGAGATTCTAGACCAGTTGTCAAAAGGATTTCTGTACAAGGAAATTGCCAGCAATCTGTTTATCAGTATCGAAACGGTGAGAAGACACGTGCATAATATCTATGAAAAACTACATGTGCGCAGCCGGACTGATGCGGTTAATAAATACTACAACCGATAA